tgtcctcctccccccccccaaaaaaaaaaaaaaaaaaaaaaaaattctgtacAGGTAAACCGTGTACAAACAATGGAGAAACACTCTGTAATCAGCTTCAGTGTGTTGCCGATAAATGGGGAGTAAATAGACAAGAAGGGAAGAACCCCACCTGGGTAAGTACTACCAAATAactatacacatatgtatatgtacatatgtatgtacgtttataaataaatatattttttcatgcacgtatatgtatacatatatatatatatatgtgtgtatgcatatgcatttatgcatgtgaacagatatatatttatatatatatatatatatatttctccttCTATTTCGTGCAGAATAGGATGGAGAGCGACTTCAGGACGCAGTTAACGAATTTACTCAGTGGCATGCAGGATCAGAGGAAGCAGGATCCTGATGCCAAATACTGCAACCACGACACGAATAACCAAAAATGGGACGAAAGCGACGCCCATGACGCCGCAAACAAGACTGCTTGCAAACTTGTTGCAGCAGGGCTGCAACATATTTCGAGTATTCAGGGATCCTACTCCGTGAGTGAGAAAACCCCCTATGATAACCAAGAGTTCAAACAATTCGTCTCCTGTTTAATGTTAAGGGCAGTTGCGCagcaaatgaaagaaaaaagtataattTGCAACATACAACCAGGAATAGACGCCGCTTTTGCAAAGGCAGGAGCAATTAAGAAGGACCATTGTACTAACAATAAACCCTGTATTGTTTGCACATTAGACGACAGAACTAAGGACGAGCTCAATGATTGCACCATTCCCAATGGCAAAGGCCCCCATGTGAACGTTAAGCCTAAATTGGAATCATTACTCACAGGAGAGGAGAGCAACGTCAATAAAACCATTCAGGACTTACTCAAAACGGACAAATCCGGCACTCTATGTCAACGTCTTCAATGTTTATCTTCAAAAGTAGATGCACTTAAATCACAATCCCAGAGCAATGCGGTAAGTATAATATAAAATGCTATAGAagaggaatataaaaaaaaggaattaaaaaaaaaaaaaaaaaaaaaaaaaattaaggtggtaagggtgttagaataaagtggtaagggtgctagaataaggtgataagggtattagaataaggtggtaaggttcctagaataaggtggtaagggtgt
The Plasmodium knowlesi strain H genome assembly, contig: PKNH_00_57, whole genome shotgun sequence DNA segment above includes these coding regions:
- a CDS encoding SICAvar, type I (fragment), yielding GKPCTNNGETLCNQLQCVADKWGVNRQEGKNPTWNRMESDFRTQLTNLLSGMQDQRKQDPDAKYCNHDTNNQKWDESDAHDAANKTACKLVAAGLQHISSIQGSYSVSEKTPYDNQEFKQFVSCLMLRAVAQQMKEKSIICNIQPGIDAAFAKAGAIKKDHCTNNKPCIVCTLDDRTKDELNDCTIPNGKGPHVNVKPKLESLLTGEESNVNKTIQDLLKTDKSGTLCQRLQCLSSKVDALKSQSQSNA